Proteins encoded in a region of the Panicum hallii strain FIL2 chromosome 3, PHallii_v3.1, whole genome shotgun sequence genome:
- the LOC112887198 gene encoding DNA topoisomerase 1 translates to MARSPASSSSSYTDSSGSSSDSGSSSSGSDRRRRHRHRSSRRKEGASSSSSSALKARKDRRSRHKRRRRERERRRSPSDDDSYSSTSSYDSNREVSGRSRKHKKSSRSRKSRERERSKDRHHKRDKSKHKEKKESGGGDGPVQLSKFLGRDKEKEEGAQRSAISGKKIMMKLEKTKEDKAAESKRNELLKFLNASYD, encoded by the exons ATGGCGCGGTccccggcctcctcctcctcgtcctacACCGACAGCTCGGGGTCCTCCTCGGACTcgggctcctcctcctcggggagcgaccgccgccggcgccaccgccaccgcagCAGCCGCCGGAAGGAGGGCgcgtcctcctcgtcctcgtccgCCCTGAAGGCGCGCAAGGACCGGAGGTCCCGCCACAAGCGGCGCCGGAgggagcgggagcggcggcggtccCCGTCCGACGACGATAGCTACAG CAGCACAAGCTCTTATGACAGCAACCGTGAGGTGTCTGGAAGATCTCGGAAGCATAAGAAGAGCAGCAGGTCAAGAAAG TCTAGGGAGAGGGAGCGAAGCAAAGATAGACATCATAAACGAGACAAGAGTAAACACAAAGAG AAGAAAGAGAGTGGGGGTGGTGATGGTCCTGTTCAGCTTTCCAAG TTTCTTGGACGCGataaagaaaaggaagaaggggcccAAAGGAGTGCAATCTCTGGTAAAAAG ATAATGATGAAGCTTGAGAAGACCAAGGAAGATAAGGCAGCAGAGAGCAAACGCAATGAACTGTTGAAGTTCCTGAATGCCAGCTATGATTAG
- the LOC112887792 gene encoding uncharacterized protein LOC112887792: protein MGAAGMATAAGTAVLVYLVLSGRLCGDAAAGDGREDRLISSAVSAAAEARRRRREEARERWRRRREQARAGRPWPERAPDGWGAAAAVAARTVRFTWAETLGKWALGELAFGIKYYMRQQGNLQHEYAGSDSVLLDGPEVRQELIALLGYLKLCMYFSKKPYNVFLEFGGYEQNDVLIKKSKARLLKPAFTVVRDRSSKCFLLFIRGAISVKERLTAATGAEVPFHHVVVQEGRVSNVVLGYAHCGMVAAARWIAKRAIPCLSKAMEQSPDYEVKIIGHSMGAGIATILTYILRENEKLSSSTCIAFGPAACMTWDLAESGKDFVTTIVNRNDLVPSLGIATAAKLRTEVMASSWAHDLRKQIQQTRFLGFVNRSVSFIRSHVPFVSDPRSKVVDVDMLQSQTSEAGSKPSADTHAVVKKRPALVCWSCVAAHKQTVESSKQTQDMENQTDTDVKTVKVTEEAAAEVVAVDLGELNLQESGEDDADREEKESALKETDKEEAMELLETLTDEKQELSPSTPAQEPHQLYPPGRILHMVGLQATEEATTSEQGAQEEVLALYETPRHLYSKIRLARSMVGEHYMPKYIKTMEQLIEKLPEEDIDDQLDSL, encoded by the exons atggGCGCGGCTGggatggcgacggcggcggggacggcggtGCTGGTGTACCTCGTCCTGTCGGGGCGGCTCTGCGGGGACGCCGCCGCGGGCGACGGCCGGGAGGACCGGCTGATATCGTCGGCCGTGTCGGCCGCcgcggaggcgcggcggcggcggagggaggagGCCCGggagaggtggcggcggaggagggagcaggcgcgggcggggcggccgtGGCCCGAGCGCGCCCCGGACGggtggggcgccgccgccgccgtcgcggcgCGCACCGTGCGGTTCACCTGGGCGGAGACGCTCGGCAAGTGGGCCCTCGGGGAGCTCGCCTTCGGGATCAAGTACTACATGCGGCAGCAG GGTAATCTGCAGCATGAGTATGCTGGAAGCGATTCTGTACTACTGGATGGGCCTGAGGTAAGGCAGGAGCTGATTGCGCTACTCGGATACCTGAAGCTATGCATGTATTTCTCGAAGAAGCCATACAACGTGTTTTTGGAGTTTGGAGGATATGAACAGAACGATGTTCTTATAAAGAAATCTAAGGCGAGG CTCTTGAAGCCTGCTTTCACAGTTGTTCGCGACAGAAGTAGCAAATGCTTTCTCCTTTTCATTCGGGGGGCTATCAGTGTTAAGGAGCGGCTGACAGCGGCAACTGGTGCAGAGGTTCCatttcatcatgtagttgtccAAGAAGGTCGCGTCTCCAACGTGGTGTTGGGCTATGCCCATTGTGGAATGGTTGCAGCAGCTCGATGGATTGCAAAACGAGCCATTCCTTGCCTAAGTAAAGCAATGGAGCAAAGCCCAGACTACGAGGTCAAG ATCATTGGACATTCAATGGGAGCTGGGATTGCAACAATACTAACATACATCCTACGTGAGAATGAAAAGCTGTCATCATCCACTTGTATTGCATTTGGGCCAG CTGCTTGCATGACATGGGACTTGGCTGAGTCGGGTAAAGACTTTGTTACCACCATTGTTAACAGAAATGACCTAGTGCCATCTTTGGGCATAGCTACTGCTGCTAAGCTTCGGACAGAG GTTATGGCATCATCTTGGGCACACGACCTTCGCAAACAAATTCAGCAGACTAGATTCTTAGGTTTTGTGAACCGTTCTGTGAGTTTCATCAGATCTCATGTGCCCTTCGTCTCTGATCCAAGATCTAAGGTTGTAGATGTTGATATGCTGCAATCTCAGACTTCTGAG GCTGGGAGCAAGCCTTCAGCAGATACCCATGCTGTGGTAAAGAAACGCCCTGCGCTGGTTTGCTGGTCTTGTGTTGCTGCACATAAACAGACTGTTGAATCTTCTAAACAAACACAGGACATGGAAAATCAAACTGACACTGATGTCAAAACTGTGAAAGTTACTGAGGAAGCTGCTGCTGAGGTAGTCGCAGTCGATCTTGGTGAGCTAAACCTTCAAGAATCAGGTGAGGATGATGCTGACAGGGAGGAAAAGGAATCGGCACTGAAAGAAACAGACAAAGAAGAGGCCATGGAGCTCCTAGAGACCTTGACCGACGAGAAGCAGGAGCTGTCGCCATCAACCCCTGCTCAAGAGCCACACCAGCTATACCCCCCAGGGAGAATACTACACATGGTTGGATTGCAAGCAACAGAAGAAGCAACCACAAGTGAGCAAGGAGCCCAGGAGGAAGTTCTCGCGCTGTACGAGACACCTCGACATTTGTACAGTAAGATTCGACTCGCGAGGTCCATGGTAGGCGAGCATTACATGCCCAAATACATTAAGACAATGGAGCAGTTGATCGAAAAACTTCCAGAGGAGGACATTGACGACCAGTTGGACTCGTTGTAG
- the LOC112884108 gene encoding uncharacterized protein LOC112884108 isoform X1 encodes MEGGGGVLGAAQEPREQQLLQQREEEKGAGAAADRKGPGTVAVAGMKFRVSARAPHGVAALLLIGGTAVVGAAVLAWRRSHRGKKGAERQRDRQPAKGEVLDGGVVEDGKVQDGALMQKLDQSNENLSAEKKEIGSGRLDGKETEESHQIHKDNEIVADQLDSKPEEKIDQNSGKNPVEVNMDDTDKEHVEKIDQNSSTNRVVITHDMCQDKEHVEKIDLVERIDQNSSMNPVGIGMQEVITICLIPGNVEKVDEDSSKNNIEKDITQKDNKDVKASDQSKLSISGPGIIFSKNNDESDDVQEAESMENTPTAQLMMQQDQLLDDMVTDTVTETEESNEGEGTSTDETELKQDEKKALAGLTELVSSPAVSSLFKPAEKKGPEFPGLNERGMKIKQDYTNGELREHDMISKGGVQGGAIATLDRRSPALAILALIFAMTIGITIIVRLYAPTRATKLQMDL; translated from the exons AtggaaggtggcggcggcgttcttGGCGCCGCCCAGGAACCGCGggagcagcagctgctgcagcagcgggaggaggagaagggagccggcgccgccgctgATAGGAAGGGCCCCGgcaccgtcgccgtcgccggcatGAAGTTTCGCGTGTCCGCGCGGGCGCCGCACGGCGTCGCGGCGCTGCTGCTCATCGGCGGCACGGCCGTCGTCGGGGCCGCCGTCCTCGCGTGGCGCCGCTCGCACCGCGGCAAGAAGGGCGCCGAGCGCCAGCGCGACCGGCAGCCAGC GAAAGGCGAGGTTTTGGATGGCGGAGTTGTCGAGGATGGGAAG GTTCAGGATGGCGCATTGATGCAGAAGCTTGATCAGTCCAATGAGAACTTGAGCGCAGAAAAAAAGGAGATCGGATCCGGCAGATTG GATGGCAAGGAGACAGAGGAAAGCCATCAGATTCACAAGGATAACGAGATCGTTGCAGATCAATTG GACAGCAAACCTGAAGAGAAAATTGATCAGAATTCAGGCAAGAATCCTGTAGAGGTCAACATGGATGATACG GACAAAGAACATGTTGAAAAAATTGACCAGAATTCAAGCACAAACCGTGTTGTGATCACGCATGATATG TGTCAGGACAAGGAACATGTTGAGAAAATAGATCTCGTTGAAAGAATTGATCAGAATTCGAGCATGAACCCTGTCGGGATTGGAATGCAGGAGGTCATCACTATTTGTTTG ATCCCTGGAAATGTGGAGAAGGTTGATGAGGATTCAAGCAAGAACAACATCGAGAAAGACATAACCCAAAAG GATAATAAAGATGTGAAGGCTTCTGATCAAAGCAAACTCAGTATCAGTGGTCCAGGGATCATCTTCAGTAAAAATAATGATGAAAGTGATGATGTTCAAGAGGCTGAATCAATGGAGAACACACCGACTGCACAGCTGATGATGCAGCAAGACCAACTCTTAGATGACATGGTTACAGATACTGTTACAGAAACAGAAGAATCAAATGAGGGTGAAGGAACAAGCACAGACGAAACCGAGCTCAAACAAGATGAAAAGAAAGCTCTGGCAGGACTTACTGAACTTGTCAGCTCACCGGCAGTGTCATCGCTTTTTAAGCCAGCAGAGAAGAAAGGGCCCGAGTTTCCGGGACTGAATGAGAGAGGGATGAAGATAAAGCAAGATTATACCAATGGTGAGCTAAGGGAGCACGATATGATCAGCAAAGGAGGAGTGCAGGGAGGAGCCATCGCGACCCTGGATCGCAGGAGCCCTGCTCTGGCCATTCTTGCTCTTATATTTGCAATGACTATCGGAATAACAATCATCGTGCGCTTATATGCCCCTACCCGAGCAACAAAACTCCAGATGGATCTGTAG
- the LOC112887197 gene encoding myc-associated zinc finger protein-like isoform X2 — translation MPCRPPSPLRLSFLSTDSCAAHSAPPSSAATPGREPQPPALGTPLRRRDAGARAAGGSSRRSPSSTPAASRVHLHWSAPRHPPPPPPAPVASPAGHATMLTPVARLAACRLLGLASFSASEAAARRLAPSLVYCMRTYEKISEAHQVRAEKKRLLGFLVKEAKAACEKDRAQFHLGIVSQIIIKCQSQTEHND, via the exons ATGCCCTGCCGCCCGCCCTCTCCTCTCCGTCTCTCCTTTCTGTCCACCGACTCCTGCGCTGCGCACTCGGCACCTCCCTCCTCCGCTGCGACGCCGGGGCGCGAGCCGCAGCCCCCGGCGCTCGGcacccccctccgccgccgcgatgCCGGTGCGCGAGCCGCGGGCGGATCGAGCCGGCGGAGTCCATCTTCGACACCCGCCGCCAGCAGAGTCCATCTGCACTGGAGCGCGCCGAGAcatccacctccaccaccacccgcTCCCGTCGCCTCCCCCGCTGGCCACGCCACCATGCTGACGCCGGTCGCTCGCCTCGCGGCCTGCCGCCTCCTCGGCCTCGCCTCCTTCTCCGCTTCGgaagccgccgctcgccgcctggCTCCGTCTCTG GTTTATTGCATGAGAACCTATGAGAAAATTTCCGAAGCTCATCAAGTTagggctgagaagaagagaTTGTTGGGATTCTTGGTTAAGGAAGCTAAGGCAGCGTGTGAGAAGG ATCGAGCTCAATTCCATCTTGGAATCGTGTCCCAGATCATCATCAAATGTCAAAGCCAAACTGAACACAACGATTGA
- the LOC112887197 gene encoding myc-associated zinc finger protein-like isoform X1: MPCRPPSPLRLSFLSTDSCAAHSAPPSSAATPGREPQPPALGTPLRRRDAGARAAGGSSRRSPSSTPAASRVHLHWSAPRHPPPPPPAPVASPAGHATMLTPVARLAACRLLGLASFSASEAAARRLAPSLVYCMRTYEKISEAHQVRAEKKRLLGFLVKEAKAACEKGKLHGESEQIPQEHVMFANLCRMVLPLISALKPPYVHELPLPKGVKRSWDSAFEPIVLKKSTFCEGLITW, translated from the exons ATGCCCTGCCGCCCGCCCTCTCCTCTCCGTCTCTCCTTTCTGTCCACCGACTCCTGCGCTGCGCACTCGGCACCTCCCTCCTCCGCTGCGACGCCGGGGCGCGAGCCGCAGCCCCCGGCGCTCGGcacccccctccgccgccgcgatgCCGGTGCGCGAGCCGCGGGCGGATCGAGCCGGCGGAGTCCATCTTCGACACCCGCCGCCAGCAGAGTCCATCTGCACTGGAGCGCGCCGAGAcatccacctccaccaccacccgcTCCCGTCGCCTCCCCCGCTGGCCACGCCACCATGCTGACGCCGGTCGCTCGCCTCGCGGCCTGCCGCCTCCTCGGCCTCGCCTCCTTCTCCGCTTCGgaagccgccgctcgccgcctggCTCCGTCTCTG GTTTATTGCATGAGAACCTATGAGAAAATTTCCGAAGCTCATCAAGTTagggctgagaagaagagaTTGTTGGGATTCTTGGTTAAGGAAGCTAAGGCAGCGTGTGAGAAGGGTAAGCTGCACGGAGAATCAGAGCAAATTCCTCAAGAGCATGTGATGTTTGCTAATCTCTGCAGGATGGTTTTACCTCTGATCTCTGCATTGAAGCCACCTTATGTGCATGAGCTTCCTCTGCCAAAGGGTGTCAAGAGATCCTGGGACTCTGCTTTTGAGCCAATTGTGCTCAAAAAGTCTACCTTTTGTGAAGGCTTGATCACTTGGTGA
- the LOC112884108 gene encoding uncharacterized protein LOC112884108 isoform X2: protein MEGGGGVLGAAQEPREQQLLQQREEEKGAGAAADRKGPGTVAVAGMKFRVSARAPHGVAALLLIGGTAVVGAAVLAWRRSHRGKKGAERQRDRQPAKGEVLDGGVVEDGKVQDGALMQKLDQSNENLSAEKKEIGSGRLDGKETEESHQIHKDNEIVADQLDSKPEEKIDQNSGKNPVEVNMDDTDKEHVEKIDQNSSTNRVVITHDMDKEHVEKIDLVERIDQNSSMNPVGIGMQEVITICLIPGNVEKVDEDSSKNNIEKDITQKDNKDVKASDQSKLSISGPGIIFSKNNDESDDVQEAESMENTPTAQLMMQQDQLLDDMVTDTVTETEESNEGEGTSTDETELKQDEKKALAGLTELVSSPAVSSLFKPAEKKGPEFPGLNERGMKIKQDYTNGELREHDMISKGGVQGGAIATLDRRSPALAILALIFAMTIGITIIVRLYAPTRATKLQMDL, encoded by the exons AtggaaggtggcggcggcgttcttGGCGCCGCCCAGGAACCGCGggagcagcagctgctgcagcagcgggaggaggagaagggagccggcgccgccgctgATAGGAAGGGCCCCGgcaccgtcgccgtcgccggcatGAAGTTTCGCGTGTCCGCGCGGGCGCCGCACGGCGTCGCGGCGCTGCTGCTCATCGGCGGCACGGCCGTCGTCGGGGCCGCCGTCCTCGCGTGGCGCCGCTCGCACCGCGGCAAGAAGGGCGCCGAGCGCCAGCGCGACCGGCAGCCAGC GAAAGGCGAGGTTTTGGATGGCGGAGTTGTCGAGGATGGGAAG GTTCAGGATGGCGCATTGATGCAGAAGCTTGATCAGTCCAATGAGAACTTGAGCGCAGAAAAAAAGGAGATCGGATCCGGCAGATTG GATGGCAAGGAGACAGAGGAAAGCCATCAGATTCACAAGGATAACGAGATCGTTGCAGATCAATTG GACAGCAAACCTGAAGAGAAAATTGATCAGAATTCAGGCAAGAATCCTGTAGAGGTCAACATGGATGATACG GACAAAGAACATGTTGAAAAAATTGACCAGAATTCAAGCACAAACCGTGTTGTGATCACGCATGATATG GACAAGGAACATGTTGAGAAAATAGATCTCGTTGAAAGAATTGATCAGAATTCGAGCATGAACCCTGTCGGGATTGGAATGCAGGAGGTCATCACTATTTGTTTG ATCCCTGGAAATGTGGAGAAGGTTGATGAGGATTCAAGCAAGAACAACATCGAGAAAGACATAACCCAAAAG GATAATAAAGATGTGAAGGCTTCTGATCAAAGCAAACTCAGTATCAGTGGTCCAGGGATCATCTTCAGTAAAAATAATGATGAAAGTGATGATGTTCAAGAGGCTGAATCAATGGAGAACACACCGACTGCACAGCTGATGATGCAGCAAGACCAACTCTTAGATGACATGGTTACAGATACTGTTACAGAAACAGAAGAATCAAATGAGGGTGAAGGAACAAGCACAGACGAAACCGAGCTCAAACAAGATGAAAAGAAAGCTCTGGCAGGACTTACTGAACTTGTCAGCTCACCGGCAGTGTCATCGCTTTTTAAGCCAGCAGAGAAGAAAGGGCCCGAGTTTCCGGGACTGAATGAGAGAGGGATGAAGATAAAGCAAGATTATACCAATGGTGAGCTAAGGGAGCACGATATGATCAGCAAAGGAGGAGTGCAGGGAGGAGCCATCGCGACCCTGGATCGCAGGAGCCCTGCTCTGGCCATTCTTGCTCTTATATTTGCAATGACTATCGGAATAACAATCATCGTGCGCTTATATGCCCCTACCCGAGCAACAAAACTCCAGATGGATCTGTAG